The Bacteroidota bacterium DNA window TTGCTTTCGTTGCCAGTGGCTACGCAGCCCATTGTTCGTGTCAATACAGCTTTTTGATTGCAACAGTTGTTGGGTGCTGAATCCGTAGCGTATTGCGCAGCGGCGCGCCGAAGCCGGCGGCTTCCATTTCGAATATATCGCCGTCCCGGGGTTCAATGCCTTTGGAAAAACTTGCGGTGGCGGTGCCGAAGAAATGACAGTGCACGTCGAAGGGTTGCTGAAAGAGTTCGTATTTGAAATGGTGGTACTCCAGGTTCGCAATACTATGCGACATGTTCTCCTCACCGCTCAGGAATTCTTCTTCCCAAATCACCATACCATCCCGAATGATACGCGACGTGCCGCGGACATCTGCTGGCAATTCCTCAAGCAACAGTTCAGGCCCAAAAGCGCAGGGCCGTAGCTTAGAGTGGGCCAGGTAGAGATAATTTATTTTCTCCGTTTTATGATCCGAGAACTCATTTCCCAGCGCGTAGCCAATGCGGTGTGGGTTTCCGGCAGCATCGTTGACATAACATGCACAGACCTCGATTTCATCGCCGTCGAGCAATGCAAAGGCAGGTGAGTAAATTGGTGATTCAGGCGCAACGATGGTAGTACCATTGCCTTTGTAGAACCACTCAGGTTGTACGCCGACATCGCCATCAGCCGGCTTACCAGCTTTTAGGCCCATTTGAAACATCCTCATGGAGTCAGTCTGGCCTTCGTCTGGCACCTTGTGCATTGAGTCCCGCGCAGCAGCACTACCAAGGTGTGTAAGTCCGGTACCCGTTACCCACAGCCGCGCGGGATTTGGATGGGTGACGGGAGACAATATCCTGCCGCTGGCTAACACTGTGGCGTATGTTTCCCACTCTTCGCTGAGGTGGCTGGTGACCAACGCAGGCAGGGTAACTGCTTGCTCCAGCGCGGCAAGCGTCATCGCATAGGTCGACGTATAGCCAGTAACCAGCTGTAAGTGCGCTCCTTTAACATGAGCCACGCGTTGCTGACCATGGCTGTCGATTAACTGTACAATCCGCATCTTTAAGGGAGATAAATCAGCCTGCTTCCTGGAGGGCTTCCAGAAATCCTATATACGCCGGCTTCGGATTAAACAAATCATCAAAAAGCAATGGCCACTCCGGGTTACCCCAGAAGTTGATCAACCAGCTCTCAGAATCGCGCACGCCCCACATGGTCACCGCAAACCGGTGTTCTTCGGGTAGATTATTAAACGCCTGGATCAGCTCTTTAACCCTGGCTTTTTGTGCTTCGCTACGCGCTGATGACAAGCTGCTAATATCACCATTCGGGTTTACCCGCACATCCAGTTCAGAAATATGCACCTTCAGCCCACGATCAGAGATTGCCTGCATCGTTGCAACAATTTCGCTCATCGCAGGAAAATCGATGGTGATGTGCATCTGCAAACCAACGCCATGAATGGGGATGCCGCGAGCCAGCAGATCATCGATCATGTCTAGCATGGCCTGTCGCTTCGTGCCATCCCATATGGTGCCATAGTCGTTGTAGAATAGCAACGCGTCTGGATCAGCTGCGTGTGCATACTCAAAAAGTCTTGCCACAAAGTCGTCTCCCATACGCTGTTGAAATTCAGACGTACGCAAAGCACCAGAGCCATCTTCAAACACTTCGTTGACTACGTCCCAGCTCGCTACACGGCCTTTGTAGCGTGTCACAACGTCGGTGATATACCGCTCAATTGCAATTTCAAACTCAGCATTGTCACCAGAGAAATTCTGGATCCACAGCGGCGTTGTGGTATGCCATATCAGGGTATGTCCGTGGACATTCAGCCCATTTGCCTCTGCAAAATTAACCAGTCCATCAGGGCGATCCCAGCTGTAGGTGCCGGGTCCGACTGAAACAGGGTTCATCTTCATCTCCCACTCAGCCGTGATGTTATTAAACGCGTGGTTGATGATGGCCTGGTGGCCGGCCTGGATAATTTTGTCAGATGCAATTGCTACCCCCACAGGATAAGGCGCCGCATTTTTTAGGCCTTCAACGTCTTGCAGTGTCAGTACGTTTTCGGGCGGCTCTGGGTCAGGATCTGGATCTGTGCTATCACAGCCGGCGAGGATGAAGAGGCCACAACAAAAAAATAAACGAAACCATAGGGTATCTGAGGAGACGCGCATTATACGGGTTGAGTGGGTGAGAATTCCTGCTTTTTCGTCCCCCAAATCTACAAATAAATCAAATCAGTTTTCCACATCGCAAATCGCTACGGCTTCCCACCAATCTCTTTTTTCAGACAACAGCAGACTGGCTATGCATCTGAAACACTCTTTACCAACGACAGGCAGCTAGCAGTCAGTTACTCCTTAGCAATAACACCATGACGTTATCCAAAACCAGCAAGACGCGCAACATGCAATGGCTGCTCGTAACTGTGGCACTCGTTTCGATTGCGACCAAAGTATTCCTTCTTCAATATGACCTCAAAACGATCCCACCAGAGAAAGGCTTTGATGTTACGCTAAAGTTGACCCAGCCGGCGCAAACTGGGCCTGTTTCTTTCTCCAGCTACCTGCCCACTACGCGCGAAACACAAACCGTATCCAACGCGCACTACACAGGCCGTGCAACATACACCCTTTCTGCTGATGAATCCGGCCAGTATGCAACCTGGACGCATCCAGCTTCAAATGAAGCTATTGTCCTGACTTACAACTTCCACGCTGAAATTCAACCCCGCACAGCCAGACTCTCACCGTCTGTTTATGCGGTGCTGCGCACTGCGTTTGATGAAGCTCGCAAAAACACTACAACCCCCAACAAAACATTTGCTGCGTTCCTCGATCTGGACAATACACAGTATCGCTGGGTAAACGGGTTGATTTTGAAAGACCAGGGGCAAAGCGTTGTGCACGATTGGTTGGAAATCCGAATTGCTGAGGCATGGATCCCCTTCGATCCCGCAAACAATTTCTTCGCGGCTTTGCCAGACAATTACCTCGTCCTTGCCCTCGCAGCACACACCCATCGCCTGAACGCCACGGGGCTTACCCTCGAGGTGTTGGTTAACGAAATCTACCTCTCCCACAGCTACATCACAGCGGGCGCTGCTTCGCTACCTTCGCGCTTCAATGCTTTTCAGTTGTGGGCTGATTTTCTGGGTTCGGGATTGCCTCTTGTATCACTAAAGGTCCTGCTACTCATCCCAGTCGCAGCGATGATTGTGGCTTTCTTCCGCAATGTGATTGGGCTAGAAACGTACGGCGTCTTCTTGCCGGCCCTGATTGCTGCCTCTGGGCTCCACGCCGGCCTGGGCGCTGCACTCGGCGGCTTCCTGTTCATTACGCTCCTGGTAGCCGTTCTGCACAGCCCGATGGCGCGGGCCGGCTTGCTGTACGTGCCGAAACTCTCTTTTATGTTATTGGCCGTGGTAGGTATTCTACTGGGCCTGGCATTGTTGAGCTTCAAGTTTGGATGGTCTGAACTGGTATCGTTCTCGCTGCTGCCACTCGTGATTCTTGCCATCTCTGCTGAACGACTGTCTCTCCACCTGGATGAAGAAGGTCCGGTTAAAGCAGCCAAAGTAATGGGTATGACCCTGCTGGTTATTTCAGCGTGTTATGCCGTGATTAGTGTGCCGGTGGTGCAGGCGGTGCTGTTCACTTTTCCGGAAGTCTTACTTATCGTAGGTGCCTGTAATCTATGGCTGGGTGGCTGGCTTGGTTTACGCCTCATGGAGTACCATCGATTCAAATGGCTGATGCCACTCCAGGATGACGATGCTATCGTGTCGCGCTTCAATGAATATGTGCTGGGTATCAACCGGCGAAATGCTGTAGTCATCCACGAGGCAAACAAGCGTAGAGACCTCGTATTGGCAAACGACAAAACCATTTCGAAACACGTACTTGCTGAACATGGCATGCCCGTTCCGCCCACCTTTGCGGTGTTATCGGAAGTCAAAGACATTAAGACACATTGGGCATCCATGACAGCCCATAAGACCTTTGTTGTTAAGCCGGCACAAGGCCTGCGGGGCAGTAAAATCCTGGTGCTCACCCGCACCCGAGGCGGTTGGTTAACACCAGGCGGTACCTTCTACACGCCGGCGATGCTGCAGCAACATATTGCCGACATTATCCTCGGCAGCCACTCCGGCGGCAAACGCGATAAAGCCCTGATCGAACAACGGGTTTATCCGCATCCCTTCTTTACAGACATTTACCCGATTGGCTTGCCCGACTTACGGGTCATCACGCACGAAGGACGGGTGGTGCAAGCCATGCTTCGCGTACCCACAGATGCATCAGATGGCAAAGCCAACCTCTGCCAGGGCGCAATCGGGATTGGCATCGACATCAATACAGGTACGCTGCAAGAAGGCTTCCTGAACAATGTGTACTTCCGCGAACATCCTGATTCCGGTGCCGCGTTACCCGGCAGGCAAATCCCTTTCTGGGAAGAAATCATACAAATCAGTAAACACACGGCGGCCCTGATGCCCCTGCGCTATCTCGGCATCGACATTGTCATCGACCGCACCGCCGGCCCCATGATTCTGGAAATCAATGCACGCCCCGGACTGCAAATCCAAAACACCAACAGGACTGGCCTCAGGCCTCTCCTGGAACGCACACCCGTTGCGGCCTAATCGATCCCTTCTCTCTTCCAACAGACGCATCTTTGATCCATGAAAACTATCCGCGTTTTGATATTCGCGCTCCTCCTCTTTGCTACGCAGCGTGCGCATGCGCAATGGTCGTGGAAGGCTTCCCTGGAAGCCGGCCTGAGCCAGGTTGACAACATCTTTAAAAGCCCCGGCAGCTTATTACTTGATGGGCAGATGTTAGACGCAGATTTGCTTTACGCCAACGATCTATCCGTCCCACTTTCTTTAAAAATGGATGCCACCTTGCGTACCGGTACACACCGTATTGATCTTGATTACAGATCGGTGCTCAACAGGTACAGCAAGCTGAATTATCTAAACGGTGGATATCACTACCTCCGCCTGGGTGATAGCTGGCAAGTGGCAAAAGCATGGCGCCTGTCTGCCCGTGTAACAGGTCGTGTATCTCGACGCGTAGGTACCAATATCCTTGGGGATGAGCTTGCGCGCGTCTATGCCTACGCCTCCTTACGGGCGGAGGCGGGGTTGCGGTGGGCGCCGTCGCGCCGGCATACATTTGAAGCGGGTTATCAGTGGAATAGGTACAACTACGATGAGACTGCCGGCTTGCAATCACTCGATCAGTCCAACCTGATAAACGACCTGGGCTGGACATATCGATCCCGCAAACGAAAAGGCAAATACCGAAAAGTCTCGATGGATTTAACCCATCGAATCAAAACCTACCATGCGTATCTATCCCGTAGCGCATCAGGACTGCAAAATCCAGGTAGCCCGCTTAATCAGCTTACCTATTACGACGCCGCTTTGGGCTTTGAATGGGGCTTAACGCGCTGGCTGGCCTGGGACATCGACCTGGAAGGCCGGGTACGTAACGATGCGTTTGAAGATTACTACAGCTACATTGCGGCTGGCATCAATTCGGGCTTCGACATCGAACCGATCCGTAACGTATTGATACGTGCTGAAGCCGGGTGGCGGTCAGTTAATTTCAAAGTCAGGGAAGCGCTGCTTCCAGGGGGGAGCGATGCACCTCGTCTGGTTTACAACTACATAAATTGGCACTTTGAAGCATCGTGTAAGATCACGCGCTCAATCACGGTCACCGCGTTTGCAGAATCCAATGATCGTGTATCAAATGCGACGCTGGAATCGAGTAGGATTCGGCGATCCTATCAGACTTTTCAAAACGGACTCACGTTGACGTATACCCTGGGGTCTCGATAAGCGTGCAACAATTCCGAAGTTAAATGCAATTGGGGCAGATAACGAGGCGCTTCTTTTATATCTTGCCAGAGTACTGCCCTCCTGTGGTTTCATTTGCCTGCCGGCATAGCGAAGTGAAGGGAAAGGTGCATCCCGACCACCAACCAACATCAAGCAATGCAGCCCCCTGCCCGGCTTTTTATCGTTCTTTTGTTCACCTTCACAATGGCCGGCTGCACAAACAGCTCACAACAAACTCCTGCAGATCAAGAGGCTAGCGATCTCCAGGTGTTTGAAGAAGTTGACGGATTTCTGGAAGTAGAAGCAGAGGATTACCATGCGACAGAAACGTACGGTATTCCGCGTACCTGGGTACATATTACTTCAGAGAGCGTAGCCGCAAACAATACCACCGATCACACAGGTACGGCCAGCAACGGCGCTTACCTGGAGGCGTTGCCTGATACCCGGGTCACACACGACGACTCGCTCATTGTTGGGACCAATTTCTTCCCTGAAGCCGGCGTTGGTCCAATGATCTCCTACAATGTGCGGTTCAACACGCCAGGCACATACACCCTGTGGGCGCGCGCCTATTCAACGGGTACAGAAGACAACGGCATCCACGCCGGCATTAATGACACCTGGCCCGAAAACAGCCAACGCTTGCAGTGGTGCGAAGGCAAAAACAAATGGACCTGGACGTCAGCGCAGCGGGTGCCAGACAACCATTGCGGAACGCCCGGCACCATCACGATGGAAATCGAAGAAGCCGGCGTGCACACCATCCAATTTTCTATGCGAGAAGACGGTGTAGCTTTTGACAAATGGATTATGACGACGGACACCACGCTGGTGCCGGCAGATTAAACATCCTACTCCGTAATTAAGGCAATCGACTCAGAAAGTAGCGAACATGAAAACCTACAACATCGCAGTAATTCCAGGCGACGGTATTGGCAACGAAATTATTCCCGAAGGTATCAGGGCACTCGATGCAGTAGCCGCGCAGGAGGGCTTCAAGCTGACCTACAGCTATTTCCCATGGAGTGCAACCTACTACAAAGAAACAGGGGCCTTCATGCCCGAAGACGGGCTTGATCAGCTCAAAGCATTTGATGCCATTTATTTTGGCGCCATCGGCAGGCCCGATGTAGACGACCGATTGCCGGCTATCCGTTACACGTTCCGTGTCCGCAAACACTTTCAGCAATATGTGAACTACCGGCCCGTTCGGCTTGTCCCGGGCGTACCAGGCCCGCTACGCAACAAAACCCCTGAAGATGTCGACTTCATTATTCTGCGCGAAAACACGGAAGGCGAGTTTTCAGAGATTGGCAACTTTGTGAACCCTGAGCAGGACAGCGGCTTTGCCCTGCAGACCAGTGTGTTCACCCGAAAAGGCATTGAGCGTTTTGCACACTACGCTTTCCAGCTTGCGCAAAAAAGGCGCAGCCACCTGACCAACGTTACCAAGTCGAATACGCTGATTCACTCGATGGTGTATTGGGACCAGCTTTTTGAAGCGGTAAGCAAATCTTACCCGGCAGTCACGTATGAGAAAATGTATGTGGACAACGCCGCTGCGTCTTTCATTTTGAAGCCAGAGCGATTCGATGTAATTGCAACAACCAACATGATTGGTGATATCCTGAGCGATCTTGGCGGGGCACTCATGGGCAGCCTTGGTCTGGGGCCGAGTGGCAACATCAATCCGGAAAAAGATTATCCATCGATGTTTGAGCCCATCCACGGGTCAGCACCAGATATTGCGGGCCAGGGCATCGCCAACCCGATCAGTGCCATTTGGTCTGCCGCCTTGCTGCTCGAACATCTCGGCGAAGCAACAGCTGCCCAAAAACTTGAATCCAGCATCTACGCCGTAATCGCTGCAGGCAACTTTACAGCAGATCTCGGGGGCACAGCCCGAACAACCGAGATAGGTGATGCCATCGTCCGCAACTTATCCCCTGCACACCATGTGGCAGAATAAACGGCTGATCGACCTCACTCTGACGCTCGAAGATGGGATGCGCGGGGTTGCAATTGAAACCACATATACGGTAGCTGACAAAGGGTGGAATGCAAGCACCTACCACCTGTACTCACACGCCGGCACCCACCTTGACGCGCCCATCCATTACGGCGTGAATGACAAAACGGTCGAAGACATCCCCCTGGAGCGCTGTATGGGGCCAGCTTGGGTAGCAGATGTATCAGGCATCGCTGCCAAAGCCTTGATCACGCTTGAGCACCTGGGAGACATACCTGAGAAAATAAAACCCGGCGAAAGTCTGCTCATCAAAACAGGCTGGAGCAAACGGCTCGGCGAGCCCGAATATTACAACGCCCTGCCCCGCATCAGCGATGATTTGGCCCACTGGTGCGCGGCACAACAACTCCCGATGCTGGGCGTTGAGCCGCCGGCTGTAGCAGATCCGTTTAACCGGGAAGAAATTGTACGCATCCACGAAATACTGCTTCGCGCGGATATTATCATCGTCGAAGGGCTAACCAATCTGGATGTAATCACAAGTCCCCAGGTTATCTTTGGCGCACTGCCCATTAAAGTGGCCCGGGATGGCGCACCCGTCAGGGCTTTTGCGCTGGAAGAAAACCCGGCAGCAGAAGACACAGAAGAGGCATGATGCAAAGCCAGGACCGTGAAACCCTCTTCGCTACTTTGCCATCACCTTGGCCGGACGATGTACTCCCGGCCATCCAACAGTCCGTTCATCGCACAAACCGATCTGTTGTTGTGCTTGATGATGACCCCACCGGTACCCAAACGGTTTACGACATCCCCGTACTCACCACCTGGGACGTCGCAGAGCTGACCGAGATACTGCGCGCCGGCACGCCGCTCTGCTATATCCTGACCAACTCACGGAGTATGGTCACCGTGCAGGCACAAGCCCTTGCTACAGAGATTGGGCGCAACCTGCAAGCTGCTGCCCAGGCAACAGGCCGGCGATTTTCTGTTATCAGCCGCAGCGATTCAACCTTACGAGGCCACTACCCTGCTGAGGTAGATCCACTCCTCACCGCGCTGGGCAAACAGGAGGCGATTCACCTGATTGCACCCTTTTTTGAAGAAGGCGGGCGCTACACAATCAACGACATCCATTGGGTGCAGGAAGACGATACACTGCCTCCAACCTGTGCGAGTGGGTTGCTGAGAACACCCACGGCCGCGTGTCTGCGGATCGAGTCGCATCATTGACACTGGAAGATATCCGCACAGGCGGCCCCGA harbors:
- a CDS encoding tartrate dehydrogenase; amino-acid sequence: MKTYNIAVIPGDGIGNEIIPEGIRALDAVAAQEGFKLTYSYFPWSATYYKETGAFMPEDGLDQLKAFDAIYFGAIGRPDVDDRLPAIRYTFRVRKHFQQYVNYRPVRLVPGVPGPLRNKTPEDVDFIILRENTEGEFSEIGNFVNPEQDSGFALQTSVFTRKGIERFAHYAFQLAQKRRSHLTNVTKSNTLIHSMVYWDQLFEAVSKSYPAVTYEKMYVDNAAASFILKPERFDVIATTNMIGDILSDLGGALMGSLGLGPSGNINPEKDYPSMFEPIHGSAPDIAGQGIANPISAIWSAALLLEHLGEATAAQKLESSIYAVIAAGNFTADLGGTARTTEIGDAIVRNLSPAHHVAE
- a CDS encoding sugar-transfer associated ATP-grasp domain-containing protein, with protein sequence MTLSKTSKTRNMQWLLVTVALVSIATKVFLLQYDLKTIPPEKGFDVTLKLTQPAQTGPVSFSSYLPTTRETQTVSNAHYTGRATYTLSADESGQYATWTHPASNEAIVLTYNFHAEIQPRTARLSPSVYAVLRTAFDEARKNTTTPNKTFAAFLDLDNTQYRWVNGLILKDQGQSVVHDWLEIRIAEAWIPFDPANNFFAALPDNYLVLALAAHTHRLNATGLTLEVLVNEIYLSHSYITAGAASLPSRFNAFQLWADFLGSGLPLVSLKVLLLIPVAAMIVAFFRNVIGLETYGVFLPALIAASGLHAGLGAALGGFLFITLLVAVLHSPMARAGLLYVPKLSFMLLAVVGILLGLALLSFKFGWSELVSFSLLPLVILAISAERLSLHLDEEGPVKAAKVMGMTLLVISACYAVISVPVVQAVLFTFPEVLLIVGACNLWLGGWLGLRLMEYHRFKWLMPLQDDDAIVSRFNEYVLGINRRNAVVIHEANKRRDLVLANDKTISKHVLAEHGMPVPPTFAVLSEVKDIKTHWASMTAHKTFVVKPAQGLRGSKILVLTRTRGGWLTPGGTFYTPAMLQQHIADIILGSHSGGKRDKALIEQRVYPHPFFTDIYPIGLPDLRVITHEGRVVQAMLRVPTDASDGKANLCQGAIGIGIDINTGTLQEGFLNNVYFREHPDSGAALPGRQIPFWEEIIQISKHTAALMPLRYLGIDIVIDRTAGPMILEINARPGLQIQNTNRTGLRPLLERTPVAA
- a CDS encoding four-carbon acid sugar kinase family protein, with translation MMQSQDRETLFATLPSPWPDDVLPAIQQSVHRTNRSVVVLDDDPTGTQTVYDIPVLTTWDVAELTEILRAGTPLCYILTNSRSMVTVQAQALATEIGRNLQAAAQATGRRFSVISRSDSTLRGHYPAEVDPLLTALGKQEAIHLIAPFFEEGGRYTINDIHWVQEDDTLPPTCASGLLRTPTAACLRIESHH
- a CDS encoding endo-1,4-beta-xylanase translates to MRVSSDTLWFRLFFCCGLFILAGCDSTDPDPDPEPPENVLTLQDVEGLKNAAPYPVGVAIASDKIIQAGHQAIINHAFNNITAEWEMKMNPVSVGPGTYSWDRPDGLVNFAEANGLNVHGHTLIWHTTTPLWIQNFSGDNAEFEIAIERYITDVVTRYKGRVASWDVVNEVFEDGSGALRTSEFQQRMGDDFVARLFEYAHAADPDALLFYNDYGTIWDGTKRQAMLDMIDDLLARGIPIHGVGLQMHITIDFPAMSEIVATMQAISDRGLKVHISELDVRVNPNGDISSLSSARSEAQKARVKELIQAFNNLPEEHRFAVTMWGVRDSESWLINFWGNPEWPLLFDDLFNPKPAYIGFLEALQEAG
- the araD1 gene encoding AraD1 family protein, which codes for MRIVQLIDSHGQQRVAHVKGAHLQLVTGYTSTYAMTLAALEQAVTLPALVTSHLSEEWETYATVLASGRILSPVTHPNPARLWVTGTGLTHLGSAAARDSMHKVPDEGQTDSMRMFQMGLKAGKPADGDVGVQPEWFYKGNGTTIVAPESPIYSPAFALLDGDEIEVCACYVNDAAGNPHRIGYALGNEFSDHKTEKINYLYLAHSKLRPCAFGPELLLEELPADVRGTSRIIRDGMVIWEEEFLSGEENMSHSIANLEYHHFKYELFQQPFDVHCHFFGTATASFSKGIEPRDGDIFEMEAAGFGAPLRNTLRIQHPTTVAIKKLY
- a CDS encoding cyclase family protein; translation: MWQNKRLIDLTLTLEDGMRGVAIETTYTVADKGWNASTYHLYSHAGTHLDAPIHYGVNDKTVEDIPLERCMGPAWVADVSGIAAKALITLEHLGDIPEKIKPGESLLIKTGWSKRLGEPEYYNALPRISDDLAHWCAAQQLPMLGVEPPAVADPFNREEIVRIHEILLRADIIIVEGLTNLDVITSPQVIFGALPIKVARDGAPVRAFALEENPAAEDTEEA